A part of Chloroflexota bacterium genomic DNA contains:
- a CDS encoding sodium-translocating pyrophosphatase, whose product MEKTWLYISIIASVISIGVAVFLYFWVKRQDPGTEKAQEVASWIREGAQTYLKRLYFALSIVAIILGFIIAIVFSFDLVDVAAGQATIQPMNGIRMAIAFISGAVCSAIAGYMGMGIAVEANVRTATAANESLNKAFKLSFYAGSVMGLAMVGLAVLGMTVIYMLTGSAETVLGFSFGASALALLAKAGGGIYTKTADIAADLVGKVEVGIPEDDPRNPAVVADNVGDNVGDVAGMGADIFDSYVASTVAVMLLAAASSTMDVKYVVLPLILCTLGIAASLIGIQFVRVGKNGKPGPALNFGTVLTTVIFAGMVALLVVLSDINIGILWATLTGLVTGVVIGFTSDYFTSEDRKPVYETARVSGSGAAINIITGFSYGLISIVPSVIGIAVATLLSYYLAEATGLPGIYGIGISAVGMLAISGMIVSADAYGPIVDNARGIAEMAGMDSHVITTTDTLDAAGNTAKAITKGFSISAAALTVLALFAAYTEVVTASGTEISLSLKDPIVVAGVFLGAMTPPLFSALTMLSVTHNAFDMIEEIRRQFREDPGILKGTSKPDYATCVGLAAQGALTSLVMPAFLAVGLPLLIGFLLGPNALGGFLGGSIFTGVIFALLMANSGGLWDNAKKFIETGQFGGPGSDAHKAGVVGDTVGDPFKDTAGPSLNTLITVMSLVSSLFAPLIAAFHLF is encoded by the coding sequence ATGGAAAAAACTTGGCTTTATATCAGTATCATCGCGAGCGTCATTTCAATTGGCGTGGCGGTATTTCTTTATTTTTGGGTCAAACGGCAGGATCCCGGGACCGAAAAGGCCCAGGAAGTGGCCTCATGGATTCGTGAAGGGGCGCAAACCTACCTCAAGCGACTTTATTTTGCTCTGTCGATTGTTGCCATTATTTTAGGCTTCATCATCGCCATCGTGTTCAGCTTTGACCTGGTGGATGTTGCTGCAGGGCAAGCGACCATTCAACCCATGAATGGTATTCGGATGGCAATAGCCTTTATTTCCGGGGCCGTTTGTTCTGCAATTGCCGGCTATATGGGAATGGGCATCGCAGTTGAAGCGAATGTCCGTACGGCAACGGCTGCAAACGAGTCCCTCAACAAAGCTTTCAAGCTCTCCTTCTATGCCGGTTCCGTGATGGGCCTGGCGATGGTTGGCCTGGCTGTCCTCGGCATGACGGTGATTTACATGCTGACAGGTTCAGCTGAAACGGTCCTTGGCTTCAGCTTTGGCGCTTCTGCCCTGGCGCTGCTGGCGAAAGCCGGTGGCGGTATTTATACCAAGACAGCTGATATTGCAGCTGACTTGGTGGGTAAGGTCGAAGTCGGGATTCCTGAAGACGATCCCCGCAATCCGGCAGTGGTTGCCGACAACGTCGGTGATAACGTCGGTGATGTTGCAGGTATGGGCGCAGATATTTTTGACTCCTATGTCGCTTCGACGGTAGCCGTTATGCTTTTGGCTGCGGCCTCATCAACAATGGATGTGAAGTATGTCGTACTCCCGCTGATCCTGTGTACTTTAGGTATTGCAGCCTCATTGATTGGCATTCAGTTTGTGCGGGTGGGGAAGAATGGGAAGCCCGGCCCAGCCTTGAACTTTGGTACAGTTTTAACTACTGTGATCTTTGCAGGGATGGTTGCCCTGTTAGTGGTGTTGAGTGATATTAATATTGGCATTCTGTGGGCCACATTGACCGGCTTGGTGACAGGGGTGGTCATTGGCTTTACCTCTGATTACTTCACTTCGGAAGACCGCAAGCCTGTCTACGAGACAGCGCGAGTTTCCGGTTCAGGTGCCGCTATCAACATCATTACCGGGTTCAGCTATGGCCTGATCAGCATTGTCCCCTCTGTGATTGGGATTGCCGTTGCCACGCTTCTTTCTTATTACCTGGCGGAAGCAACTGGCCTGCCTGGCATTTACGGAATTGGGATCAGCGCGGTGGGTATGCTCGCCATCAGCGGTATGATTGTCTCCGCAGATGCATATGGTCCGATTGTGGATAATGCCCGCGGTATTGCGGAAATGGCTGGGATGGATAGCCATGTGATCACAACCACCGACACGCTGGACGCAGCTGGCAACACAGCCAAGGCGATCACCAAGGGCTTCAGCATCAGTGCGGCCGCGCTGACCGTGTTGGCACTTTTCGCTGCTTATACAGAGGTTGTGACGGCCAGTGGGACGGAGATCAGTCTCAGCCTCAAGGACCCGATCGTTGTGGCCGGGGTGTTCCTGGGTGCCATGACACCGCCTTTATTCTCAGCGCTGACTATGCTTTCCGTCACGCATAACGCCTTTGACATGATTGAGGAGATTCGCCGCCAGTTCAGGGAGGACCCCGGCATTCTTAAAGGTACTTCAAAACCGGATTATGCCACTTGTGTTGGTTTGGCGGCGCAAGGTGCTCTAACATCTCTGGTTATGCCAGCTTTCCTGGCGGTCGGTCTGCCTTTATTAATTGGCTTCCTGCTTGGGCCGAACGCTTTGGGCGGTTTCCTGGGTGGTTCAATCTTCACCGGTGTGATCTTCGCTTTGTTGATGGCTAATTCCGGCGGTCTTTGGGATAATGCCAAGAAGTTCATTGAAACCGGTCAGTTCGGTGGCCCTGGTTCCGATGCGCACAAGGCCGGCGTAGTTGGCGATACAGTCGGTGATCCCTTCAAAGATACGGCTGGTCCTTCTCTGAATACACTGATCACGGTTATGTCGCTGGTTTCCTCGCTCTTTGCTCCATTAATTGCAGCGTTCCACTTATTCTAG
- a CDS encoding TrpB-like pyridoxal phosphate-dependent enzyme — MSNEQYKYLLNDTDIPKYWYNINADLPVPPAPVLNPQTLEPITPEFLNVLFPMSLIMQEVSTDRYIDIPEEVREIYKLWRPTPLIRARRLEKFLDTPAHIYFKNEGASISGSHKCNTAVAQAYFNKLDGTKALTTETGAGQWGSALSMAAKFFDMDLEVYMVKVSFDQKPYRRIIMQTYGAEVYASPTDRTDYGRRLLAEDPNNPGSLGIAISEAVEVAVKSEGRKKYSLGSVLNHVLLHQSVIGQEALKQMDLAGEYPDVVIGCVGGGSNFGGIAFPFLHENLKGGKNTRLLAVEPEATPTLTKGIYAFDYGDTAKMAPVVKMYTLGHDFVPASIHAGGLRYHGMSPQICALYDAGYIEAIAVPQMPTFEAASIFAQTEGIIPAPESAHAIRAAIDEALDAKAKGEKRVILFNLSGHGLLDMASYDAYNQGRLKEDGYEITKDDIRQRLPEINLAY; from the coding sequence CGATCACGCCGGAATTCCTCAATGTGCTGTTCCCGATGTCCCTGATCATGCAGGAGGTCAGCACTGACCGGTACATTGACATCCCAGAGGAAGTCCGGGAGATCTATAAGCTCTGGCGGCCAACACCGTTGATCCGAGCTCGCAGGCTGGAGAAATTCCTGGATACGCCTGCCCATATTTATTTCAAGAATGAAGGGGCATCCATCTCTGGCAGTCATAAATGCAATACCGCTGTTGCTCAGGCCTATTTCAATAAGCTGGATGGCACCAAAGCACTAACCACGGAGACCGGCGCTGGTCAGTGGGGATCGGCACTATCCATGGCAGCGAAATTCTTTGACATGGATCTGGAAGTGTATATGGTGAAGGTTTCTTTTGATCAGAAGCCTTATCGCCGGATCATCATGCAGACCTATGGTGCGGAGGTGTATGCCAGCCCGACCGATCGCACGGATTATGGACGCAGGCTTTTGGCAGAAGATCCTAATAATCCTGGCTCGCTGGGCATTGCCATCTCGGAGGCGGTGGAAGTTGCCGTCAAATCGGAGGGCAGAAAGAAGTACAGCCTTGGTTCTGTATTGAATCATGTCCTTCTGCATCAATCGGTGATTGGGCAGGAAGCGCTCAAGCAGATGGACCTGGCTGGTGAATATCCTGACGTGGTGATCGGCTGCGTAGGCGGCGGCTCCAATTTTGGTGGGATTGCTTTCCCGTTCCTGCATGAGAACCTGAAGGGTGGCAAGAACACCCGCTTGTTGGCCGTGGAACCGGAAGCTACCCCGACATTGACCAAGGGCATTTATGCGTTCGACTATGGCGACACCGCCAAGATGGCACCCGTGGTTAAGATGTACACCCTGGGGCATGATTTCGTCCCGGCATCGATCCACGCTGGGGGGCTGCGCTATCACGGGATGTCACCTCAAATTTGCGCCCTCTATGACGCAGGGTACATTGAGGCTATTGCCGTGCCGCAGATGCCAACCTTTGAGGCCGCCAGTATCTTTGCCCAGACGGAAGGTATCATCCCGGCGCCTGAATCAGCTCATGCCATCCGCGCGGCAATCGATGAAGCGCTGGATGCGAAGGCCAAAGGCGAAAAGCGGGTGATCCTTTTTAATCTTTCCGGGCATGGCTTGCTGGATATGGCGTCCTATGACGCCTATAACCAGGGTCGCCTCAAAGAAGATGGCTATGAGATAACCAAAGATGATATCCGCCAAAGGTTGCCTGAGATAAATCTGGCATACTAA